Genomic DNA from Cucurbita pepo subsp. pepo cultivar mu-cu-16 chromosome LG13, ASM280686v2, whole genome shotgun sequence:
CCATGTCAAAGCCGAGTTGAAGCAAAGGGTGTTCTTCGAAGTTGAGCACATTTGGAAATAGGTCAGTTCATTGAAATTATTGCGTAATAATTGTTGTCAATAAACAGATTAGCCTTGTAGAATTTTGAATGAACTACTTTCCAAAAGGCGTCGTTAGCTGCATCACAAGTGTTGTAGAGGTTGAGTTTCATGTGTTAAAAGAAGCTGCTTGAATTAAAGTTTTATGTAACTTTTACGTACAAATATAGTATAAAAATTGTTGAATACCGACtgttaaaatgataataatttttaattatataaaatgttataaaaatgaaggatttatctgatttttttttcttcaaaaaaactatatttatagAAATCCCTCTCTTATGAAATCCCaatcaattttattgtttaatgaGCTTGCTAGCTAGTAGGGTGGGAAAATGAAGTCCACATTAATTGAGTCCTactcaataattattaaaagagcatattattgaataggattcaattattattgaaaattattaaatttgaagtcTTTGTGTTcgtaagtattttttttttttttaataaatctattaacaatttctcttaaaaaaattaacataaattaataaattattgttgatATAATATGGAACGAACTTATTTGCCTTCAACCTACTACTTCATTCAATATAAAGGCAGTATTTGATTAAAAGTTAGGTTAAGTATACACAATtgagatattattaaaagaagtTATGATGAGGGTAAAGGAATTACAGGAAGatataaaccttaaaaatgTGATATACAAAATAGGAACAAAATTATAGATTTAGGCAGCTTTTTATGTTAATGAATAAATGTTGAGAGATTGATTAGGAAATAGAGAATGCATGGATGGCTCTTAATaaccacaaaaataaagaattaaattttctttcttatctGTGTGTGCATTTAATTCTCTCCCCATTTATGCCACTCGCCATCTCTTCATTTACAAACCACACTCCTCTTTTCTCACTCTTTTATCTCTCTTCTTCAAACCCCTTCAATCTTAAAGCTCTCATCTCCATTTTTCTCCACTCAAAATAATCCCTTTGCCCACTGCCTTCACACAGACTGCTGCAAATGGGAAGGTCGCCTTGCTGTGACAAAGTGGGGTTGAAGAAAGGGCCATGGACACCTGAAGAAGACCAAAAGCTTTTGGATTATATTAAAGAACATGGCCATGGAAGCTGGCGTGCCTTGCCTTCTAAAGCTGGtctaaattttgttgtttttgtttggtttttcctCACGGTTTCTTAACTTTTCTTGTGTAATGTGCTAATGATTTTGAAGGGTTTGGAATTTTGTGTTGGTGGATGTGATTGTAGGGCTCCAGAGATGTGGCAAGAGCTGTAGACTGAGATGGATTAATTATCTTCGACCTGACATTAAGAGAGGCAAGTTCAGTTTGCAAGAAGAACAGACCGTTATTCAACTCCATGCTCTTTTAGGGAACAGGTACTGTTTCTTTCGAGTTTCTCTCCTTGGGGCTTTGTAGTTCTCTTTTTGAACTGGAAAAGACAAAACCTTCTAAATTTTCCAGTTCTGTTCAACCGGAAagcttgaatttttttggatgAGGTGCACAGATTTTCATGGTGTGATTAACATTAGGAGTCTTCTGACACGTGAAATTTTCTCAACACAACACGACCAGCAAATTTCTGCACGAACACGAAATGGGGTCTGAAGATTTGTCTTCAAAACCCTCATTTTAGTAGTCAGAcagacaaaacaaaaaagctcTTGTCAAAGTGTTGGCAAGTTCTATGATGTTATTATTATctagtttgtttgtttcttgaaaCCCTCGTTGTTGTTCCTTGTTTGTCTGGTTCTTAGGTGGTCGGCCATTGCCACTCACTTGCCCAAGAGAACTGATAATgagataaaaaattattggaataCACATCTTAAGAAAAGATTGGCTAAAATGGGAATTGACCCAGTAACCCACAAGCCCAAGAATGACGCTTTGCTCACCGGTGATGGCCAGTCAAAAAGTGTAGCTAATTTGAGCCACATAGCTCAGTGGGAAAGTGCTCGGCTTGAAGCTGAGGCAAGGCTTGTGAGAGAATCAAGGCTACGTAGTAATGCACATTCTTCACTACAACAACTTGCAAATCCTCCTTGTTTTGcagcttcttcatcttctactTCCACCTCAGCTCCGCTTCTGAGCAAATCGGAGCTGCCCGCATTGGCTTCCCGATCGCTTGATGCGTTAAAGGCTTGGAACAATGGTGCGTGTTTTAAACTATCAATTAATCCAAAAGCTTAAGTTGATGGATTATGATACATTTAACCTTTTCTAAATATCGTCGCAGGGTGGTCTAGATCCACCGAAGGAAACAGTGGCATCCTGGGCCGTGGAACTGGTGGCGACCTTGAATCTCCTACCTCGACGTTGACTTTCTTGGAGAACGTACCGCCGATTATGGCGAGAGGCGGGGTCGGGGAGAATTCAGTAGCCACGATTGAGTTTGTGGGAAGCTCAAGCTCCTGTGATCAGGGTGGAATAATGAGGGAAAGAGAGTGGAAGGAAGAGGGAATTGGAAATCCAGGCCAATTACCAGAATACAAAGAGGGTTTTGAGAATTCAATGTCGTTTACATCTCATGAAATGACATTGTCGATTGAAGCAACATGGACAGCTGAATCATTGAGAACAAGTGATAATGGCATTGCTGAAGAAGGCTTCACTAATCTTCTTCTAAACAACACAGATGAAAGAAGTCAATCTGATGGAGGTGGAGATGAGTCTGAAAATGGAAGTGGGAGTGGAACAGATTATTATGAAGATAACAAGAATTACTGGAATAGCATTCTTAATTTGGTCAATTCTTCTCCCTCTGATTCTTCAATGTTCTAAAATAAGGGTTCCAATTTATGTGTGAGGCTCAACATCCAATTTAGCAGCGAGTTTCAATAGGGAAAAATGGTGGAATTGAAGGGACCAAACTCTTTGCAGATTCTAGTTGCTTCCATAAGTGTCAAACTCGTAAACCTGTaataaattgattgaaaatgctTCAGAGTTTCTCCAACTATGTCGGTCCTTCAACCGCCATACTTAAATGTGCTTCTGTACAATTGGGCTAAAGCTTGTTATATAAATCATCACAAGtaaccttttgtttttgttttaaagttattacatcatcatcatcattattattaaaagttacaaattacatttatttccACCTTATAATGAGACCTCACATGGCTCCTCTGCAACCAGCTGCACATATTAAATTCAGCAAATACAAGCATGGAAGCCTGTGGAACTAAATATTCAGAACTTGTATTATCTTCTGAGTAGAGGAACTTCGTTTATTTATCTTCCAAACAAAAAATCCATCCCCTGAATTGGGTTTCATTTGATTTCTCTATTGAATAAATGCTCAAAAATTAGAGCTTCTGAGGAACAATAATGTGGTTTGTTCTTATTCTAGAGCTGAAGTGACCTTACCTGAACCAAAATAATGGTTTGAAGTCAGTCTGCATATAGCTTATTTACATAGAGGGCCACAAAATCAGACAATGAGCTCCAAAGGTTCCCGTGTAAGAAGGGAAAGCACTTGCCTTTCAGACAAGGATATATGCCATCGCATGTAGAGTTTATGCGAGAAGGAATTACAGCCACATGTTCATCTCTTCCTCAAACCATGCCTTAATACTGGAAACTTGTAACATCTGACCTCACCAGACAGCAACTTAATAGGAGCTCATCCTTTTCAACATGTCTCGTTCAGAGTGTTAAGTCCAAGCAATATATTAATTGAGAAAAGATAATATATGGTAAGCCATAGAtggaaattgagaaaaaaatggaagagaaggtaaacgaaatataaataaacaactTCCATCTATACACTAATTATAGAGACAATTTAAAGAGGTTTTTTACAGTAAGGTACTAACTATTTTTGTTCATACACAAACAATAAAGgtacttttgaattttttttgaagtttcaaaagtatttcttaaacaaacaacaaatgaTTTACATTCATGGCGTTGCAACTGGACAGTAGTCAGATCAATCTCTCCGTGTAAGCTTTTAAGTTTTGAAACTTAAATACTAGGTGCTCACATTTCCTCCCACCCAACTATTCTGCCCCCTAAACGAGGGGAACTTGGTTAAAGGCAGATGACATCTTGTCCCCAGGATggcattaatatcatttagaAAGTATGTCTTTACAGGCACCAGAAATATGTTATTGATTCAGCTGCAAAGCGGATGCCATATTTGATGTGTGCACGGTTATACAAGGCCCAGGATATTCAATAACATAGAACCACGAGGCTCTCATGCAAAGTTATTGACAGACTTCTGTCGAAACAAATTTTACTAGAAGAGACAGAACATGATAAAACGCTACCGATTTCTTCAAAGACAGAATTTATGTATATCCggaagaaatcaaatttgtGGTAATCAATATCTATATGATAATTGGTGCATACAGTAATAAAAGAAACTATGACCCACAAGAAGCATAAGCCATCTTAAGCAACACTTGACAGAAGACCCCTTGAGCTGCAATCCTAAAAACACTAATTATAAGCCGTCGAGCTACCAGATATCAAAACAACATGCAGAAATCTTAATCATTGGATGATATATTTAATGCCATTTGTGAATGTAAGGGCATTACAGGCAGCAAATACATTTAAAAGCTTAAGCTGCAAAGCGGATCCCTTGTATTGTAGCACATCGAAAATAGGCACCAAAAAGACAGTTATCATCAAGGAGCCTCAGTACCAGTGCTAAGAAGTTAAATGGCAACAAATATATCATTGTTCTTTCCAATGCATACACGCAAAACATATTTTCAGAAACTTTTTTTGGTGCAGAAATCCCCAAATTTCACCACAAAAGAGATCCTCTACCTAAAAGCAAACATTCATACATAAAATTCTATGCTTCTCAATCTTAACACAGATCTATTTTCACAGAATCTGTAGAAAATGACCACGAGAGAAAAGAAATCCGATATCAACTCCAGCATACCGAAAACAGGGGTTCAACACAACACAAAGGATTGTAAACCCAACAGGTTTCGCGGTTTAAATCAAccaaccaatttttttattaaaaaaaaaacatgaaacaaaTTCATATGGTTCATCCCTTTCCAAGCAAACAAAGAAAGGAAACGGAAATGACAGAATCAGAAAGCTCGAAACTTCCGACATTTACACTCGGCATGAAGATTGACTGTGCATACTAGAGATGCACGAAACATTGACGAAATTTAGGTATAGAATGAACCTTGTTTCTACTAAGCATGCATAAACCCCTCAGCCACTGGATCTCGAGCGATGCTGCTAGAACATTGGCACTGGCATTTAAATACAGCGGTCTGTGAAATTAGGGCATTGCAGGGGAACTTCCCGCTCAACCCTAATCAAAAGAAGATCAACCGCGCATAAATCGACGGTGGTGATGAAATGTTTAGTAAAGACGGcaatataattttgtaattttaaaaatggcaAATATCAAATTCATATTAACTAAAATCgcaaattaataatagtatttatttaaatcttttgcaaataatttgcattattttcatttgattgcATTTGAAATgctctaaataattttttttttcttctaaaaatccaacaaaaattagaaaaatagaaaagactAACCAATATTTTGCACGGTTTGGTGACTGGCGACtcgactctaataccatttgtaatagtccaaacccATCATTGTATTATCCATTTGGTTTGGTAACTGacgactctaataccatttgtaatagtccaaacccaccattGATATTATCCGTTTAGCCTCATTACATATCGGTATCagtttcatagttttaaaaacgcgtatgttatgAAAAAGCTTCCACAACTTTACCGGGAATGCATCATTCATCGCTGACAACGTTTAGCAAAAACAATATGAAAGAATAatgaaaagtatttattttagtttgaaaatAGTGGAGGTAAAAAGAAATGATCTTTAGAGGATAATAAACTTTTGACATAGcaaattatgattaatttgGGACGCACAAGTTGAATCATTAAATTAAGAACATGAGAGCATAAGATCCAATgacaaaatacattaatggATTCTGACAAAGACGTCGGCACAACAAGCAATTTTATTCGATCTTCCATCTTTTTGTTCTCCATCCACTTTCGATTATTCCCGATTCCATCTTGCCCCACCGATTTCCCCTCTAATTCACTCTAAACCAGCGCTAATTCAATAACCCTTTCTCATTCCTCCTTAATTTTCCATTGCTCCCCATCTTCAACCCCGATCTTTCGAGCTTCCGGCTATGAAATTTGGGAAGGAATTCAAGACCCATCTGGAACAGACGCTCCCCGAGTGGAGGGACAAATTTCTCTGTTACAAACCCCTCAAGAAGCTTCTCAAACACTACCCCAATCTCCCCGCCGACCATTCGcctaattttcttcttcctcctctacAACACCCTGTTTCCTTTGACGATCCCACCGATACTACGCCCTTGGAATCCAATCGCGGCCGCTGTGAGACTGGTGCTGGTTCTTTGGCGGACCTTCAGGATTGGTTCGTTCGGATTCTCAATGACGAGCttgagaagttgaatgatttTTACGTTGATAAAGAGGAAGAGTTTGTCATTCGGTTTCAGgttctttttttgcttttgctgctccttttttgtttttgtttggggGATTCTTCTTGGATTTCTGTGTTGGTTTTATGAATACATTTATGGAATCTGTGTATCTAATTTGGGTTTACTGTGCTATTACTTTTGTCGCGGGGCATTTGACCTTTTGAATAATCTTGAGTACTACGGAAGACGGTATTAAAAGCTGTGTCATATGACAATTTGATGAGCATTAAGTTGGTACGTACTGACTGATGATTAAACAAGACACTGGAAGAGGCTGGAAGGGTTTTGTTTGATCTTCAATGAGAGGCAGGTTGAAATGTTGTATGTCATCAAGGTTTGTCATATGTCTCTGAGGCTGGATTGGTTTGGTGGTCATTAGTGTGGGTAGATCCCACTTAGGATATTAAGATCCTACAAGATCCTTGACAAGCAATTGTTGCAGGGTGTGGTATGAGATGTTTCTCTTGAACGAACTACGCCTTAGAGCCTTTCCTAAgccctatggagccctcaagCAGCCTACCTACAAAGTACATCCATATGAGATGTTTCTCTCGAACGAACTACGCCTTAGAGCCTCCCCTAAgccctatggagccctcgagcAGCCTACCTACAAAATACAttatttgtttgacacttgagtaCTACAGTTACCAATTCCAAGCACAAAAGGATGCACTCTGCTCatcatttcttcatttatcATTCTGCCCAGGAAATTAAAGTGGAATGGTTAAgattatcaaaagaaaatatttggatAGATATTCATTTGCTGTAATGTGTGCAGGGAAGGATAGCATTCATCATTGTATTTGAATCTAAATTGTTGCTTTCAGAAACATCATAGTGGAACAATGTTGTTTCTGTTTTCTgatcaaatattaatatttgaaaaccATTTCCGGAAGAAAGATCCTACTGAGATTAGCAAACAAGTTATGTATCTAAGTTTGAAACTATGTTCTTTTGAAGCCAAAATGGTACAGAGTAGCTCTTGATTACATTTTTACGATGCTATATTTCGTGTCTAGATCAGAAAGGTTTCCAGCAGTTGTAGCTGTATAACGATACTCGAGTTCAATTGGCGCAGGAGCTGAAGCAAAgaattgatcatgtcaaggaAAAGAGCAGCAGGGGAGGTGTTT
This window encodes:
- the LOC111808600 gene encoding transcription factor MYB16-like, whose protein sequence is MGRSPCCDKVGLKKGPWTPEEDQKLLDYIKEHGHGSWRALPSKAGLQRCGKSCRLRWINYLRPDIKRGKFSLQEEQTVIQLHALLGNRWSAIATHLPKRTDNEIKNYWNTHLKKRLAKMGIDPVTHKPKNDALLTGDGQSKSVANLSHIAQWESARLEAEARLVRESRLRSNAHSSLQQLANPPCFAASSSSTSTSAPLLSKSELPALASRSLDALKAWNNGWSRSTEGNSGILGRGTGGDLESPTSTLTFLENVPPIMARGGVGENSVATIEFVGSSSSCDQGGIMREREWKEEGIGNPGQLPEYKEGFENSMSFTSHEMTLSIEATWTAESLRTSDNGIAEEGFTNLLLNNTDERSQSDGGGDESENGSGSGTDYYEDNKNYWNSILNLVNSSPSDSSMF